The sequence below is a genomic window from Rhodothermales bacterium.
GATGGGCGCCGGCGAGCCGATCGTCGTCGTCCACGGGGGACCGGTGCTAGAGCACGGGTACCTGCTCCCCCATCTCGCACCGCTGGCCGACGACTACCGGCTCATCTTCTTCGACCAGCGCCTGAGCGGCCGCTCGGCCGCGCAAGTCGACAGCGCCGACGTCACGATGGCGATGTTCGTCGAGGACATCGAGCAGCTGCGGACCGAGCTCGGCCTGGGCACGATACATCTCATGGGGCATTCGTGGGGCGGCCAGCTCGCCATGCGGTATGCGATGGCGCACCCCGAGGCGCTCCGTTCGCTGGTATTGCTGGATCCCATGCCGCCGAGCGTCGCCCTCTGGCAGCAGGAAGAGGCCGAACTCAGCCGGCGCGACACGCCGGCGGACAGCGCCGCGCGCGCCGCCATCATGGCCTCGGACGCCTTCCAGGCCCGTGACCCCGACGCCATCCGCCAACTGCTGCTGCTCTCGTTCAAGCCCCAGTTCTATAACGCGGCTCGGCTCGACAGCCTGCATCTGTATGTTCCGCCCGACTACATGGACCGCAGCGCCCGCTTCGGCTACCTGTGGCCCGAACTCTCGGAATACGACCTGCTCCCCGGCCTCGCCGACGTCCGTACGCCCACGCTCATCCTGTATGGCGACAACGAGCCGGCGGCTTCGATCAGCGGCATCCCGCTGGAGCGCACCATGCCGAACGCCCGGCTGGTTACCATTCCGGCCTCAGGGCACTTCCCCTTCATCGAGAACAGGGACGCGTTCTTCCGGGAAGTGCGCGCCTTTCTAACGCGCCCCGAACGATGACCTGACACTCAGGTCAAAAGCGCCCCCGATATGCGCCAAAAGCGACGAAATGGCGCCACGAAAGAATGATCGAAAATAAGCGGATGCCCATATACTAGGAGCTATCCCGACGCGCTCGCGCCCTCTCTCCCGGCGAACGTCCCCATCTGACGCCGGTCCGATTGCGTCCCTGCTACGCATCTTCGATCACCCCACGCCTATGTGGCGCTCCGCACTCACGACGAGCCGCGACCTGCCGGCTATGCCGTTCTATTTTGATCGGCGCGACGAACGCATTGTGCAGTCCGTTCGCCGGCTGGCGATGACCGTCGCGCACATGTTCAGCGCGCCGGGGGCCTACGTGGCGCTCTATGAAAAGGACGAACTCCTGCAGCTCATGGCGTGCTACGGCATCGACCTGGCCGCCTATCAGGAGAGCGGCTTCCTGTCGCCGGCGCTGGTTACGCCGGGTAAGGCGCTCATCGTGCCGGACACCGATCTCGACCCGGCCTTCGGCAACGACGTGTGGGTGACCAACGCCGGCATCCGCTTCTTCGCCGGCGCGCCGATGATCGACGCCTCGGGCCACCCGGTAGGGATGTTGTGCGTCGTCGATCGCGTGCCCAGATCATTCTCCAGCGGCCACATCAAGCTGTTGCACGATATGGCATCGATCGGGGTCAGCGAACTGAGCACGCACCATCGGCTCCGCATCCAGGAAGAAGCGCTGCGCCTGAGCGAAAGCCGGCTGGTCCAGAGCGAAGCCCTGTACGAACGGATGACCACCGGGCTCCCCATCCCGCTCTTCACCGTCGATGCCGACGGCATGATCCTGAGCTGGAATCAGGCCTGCATGGACTCGTTCGGGTTCGCGGATGAGGAAGTGATCGGCCGGCAGATCGGCCCGCTGCTGGTCGACGAGCCCGAGGCCGGCGATTTCGACACGATCATCAGCCGCGTCTTCAACCGGCGCCGGATCTCCGGGCTCGACCTCAAACTTCGCACGAAACGCGGCAGCTTTCGCCGGCTCTATTGCCGTCTCCTCCCGGTCTACGATCCCTCGGGCAACATCCAGGCCTGCGCGTTCATGGCGCAGGATGTCACTGCCCTGCGCCGACTGGAACAATCGAACCGCGAACAGTCCGCCTGCAGCCGGCTCGTCGCCAGCCTGTCATCGGCCTGCTCGTTCTCCATCGCACAGGAAGGCGACGGCACCTGCTGGCTCCAGCGCGTCTCCGACGCGTTCACCGCAACCACCGGCATCCCGTTCGATCCGGGGCGTCCGTTCCGATGGACGGATGTCCTGCACCCGGAAGACAGCTACGCCACGTTATCCACCTATGGCGCGCTGGCGCTCAACGCATCGGCCACGCTGATGCTCCGCCTGCGCCTGCCCGACGGCAGCCTCCGCACGATGCAGCATGCCGTGCAGCTCGTCGAGCACGACCCCAAGACGAACCTCCGCCGCTACCTCGGGGTGATGCGCACCGCCCAAGACGGGCCGGCGGAAGACTGGACCCAGCCGGCCATCGACCAGATCAAATCGACCATCCTGGCCACGATGAGCCACGAGATCCGCACGCCGCTCACCTCGATCCTCGGCTTCGCGGAGCTGCTCGCGCTCCAGGAAAACGACACGCATCGCCGGTTCGCCCGCCTCATCGAGGAAAGCGCGTCGCGCCTGCTCAACACGCTCGGGGCCGTCCTCGATCTGGCGCAGCTGGAAGACCACCTGCTTCCGCTCAACCTCGAAACGGTCGATCTGGGCGCGCATGTGAAGGCCATCGCCACCCCCTACCGGGAGACGGCCGTGGCCAAGGGATTGCACTGGCATTTTCACACGCCGGCGGCGGAGACCTACGTCCGGATCGACGCCGACGCCTCGGCGCGCGCGCTCCGCCATGTGCTGAGCAACGCGATCAAATTCACCCGTAAAGGCGCGATCCAGATCACCATCGCGCCGCGCGAAGACGCCGTCGAACTGACCATCGAGGACTCCGGCGTGGGCATCGGCAAGGAGTTTCTGCCGTATCTCTTCCGCGAATTCCGCCAGGAGGTCACCGGCATCACGCGTCCGTACGAAGGCACCGGCCTCGGCCTGGCCATCACAAAACGGCTCATCGAGTCGATGGGCGCCACCATCGCGATCGATAGCCGCAAGGGCTCGGGGACGACGGTGACGATGCGCTTTCCGTTCGCGGCCGAAAGCGACGTGGCCGGCTGAACCTAAGTCGCCGGCATCGCGTTGGAGGAACACCTTTAAACCGACTCCAGCGCCATGGAACCGCCCATCATCCCCGAATACAACAAACCCGACGCACCGGGCATCTGGATGAGCTTCGACAACACCGTCTCGGTGTACCACATCGTCGAGGCCGACCACGATTTCGATCGGGCATCGCAGGATCTGTTCGCGCTGCTGCGCCAGGCCAACGAGAAATTCCCCGAATGGCCGCGCGTCCTCTACCTCGAGATCCAGGGACACCTCGACCACCTCGGACGCTTCGACCCCGATATGGTCGAGCTCCAGCAGGAGTTCCTCATCCAGGCCCTGGGCGAATACTGGACGGCGCTCGACATGCCGCTCGTCTCGGTCGTCAATCCGAAACTTCAGAACAACGCCATCCCCGATTCCCTGGCGATCCGCCCGCCGGAGCAGCGGTACGATTGAGCGGCCTGCGGCCGCGGTCGGTGGAGACTGGTCATTGGTTGGTCATTACAGCTTTGCATCCTGAATCACGTTCAGGATACGTTTCGGTCTGAAAGATTTTTCAGACAGCGCCTAATCGGCACGCACTCATCGTTCATCCCTCGTCATGGTTCGAATTACCCTTTTTGTGGCCTTATTCCTGATCCCGACCGCGCTTCACGGCCAGACGCTGATGCCAACCGTCCTCCCGCTGCGAGAGCAGGCGGAGGTGATGGACCGGCTGTTGAAAGATCGCCTGGAGACCGTCGTGCCGATGCTGATGCGTCGCGAGGGGATCGACATGTGGGTGATCGTGGCGCGGGAGTATAACGAGGATCCGGTGATCGAGACGATGCTGCCGGCCACGTGGCTCGCGGCCCGCCGGCGGACGATCCTCCTCTTTTTCGACCGCGGCGAGGCCGGCGTGGAGCGGCTGGCCGTATCCCGCTACGCGGTGGGCGACGCCTTTCCGGGGTCGTGGTCGCCAGAAGACGAGCCGGATCAGTGGAAGCGGCTGGCCGACCTCATCGGCGAACGCAACCCCCGCCAGATCGCCGTCAACCGGTCGTCTACCTTCGCGCACGCGGACGGGATGACCGATACCGAGTTCGAGGCGCTGACCGCCGCGTTGCCGGCCGCCTTCCGCGGGCGGATCGTCTCGGCCGAGAACCTGGCCGTCGGCTGGCTGGAAACGCGGACGGAGCAGGAGATGCATATCTACCCGATGATCGTGCGCATTGCCCACGCGATCATCGCCGAAGGGCTGTCCGAGCGCGCCATTCAGCCTGGGGTGACCACGACGGTCGACCTGGAATGGTGGTTTCGCGAGCGGATCCGGTCGCTCGGGCTGACGACGTGGTTCCACCCGAGCGTGTCCGTCCAGCGCGCCGAGGAGCCCGACTCTCGCAGCGACTTTTCGTCGCGCCCGGGCGAAACGACGATCCTGCCCGGCGATCTGGTCCATGTCGACTTCGGCATCACGTACCTGCGGCTCAACACCGACACGCAGCAGCATGCGTACATTCTGAAGCCCGGCGAGTCCGACGCCCCCGCCGGCCTGAAGGCGGCGCTGGCCGCCGGCAACCGGCTGCAGGATATCCTTACCGCGCAGTTCAAGACCGGCCGCACCGGCAACGCCATGCTGGCGGCCGCCCGCGCGCAGGCGACGGCCGAGGGCCTGCGTCCGTCCATCTATACCCACCCCATCGGCTACCACGGTCATGCCGCGGGGCCGGCGATCGGGATGTGGGACAGCCAGGGCGGCGTGCCGGGTACGGGCGATTTCCCCCTCCATCCGAACACGGCCTATTCGATCGAGCTGAACACGACCGTGGCTATCCCCGAGTGGAGCAAGGACGTGCGGGTGATGCTGGAAGAAGACGCGTTTTTCGACGGCGCGGCGGTGCGGTACATCGACGGCCGGCAGACCGCGCTGTGGCTCGTGCCACGAGGACAGTAAAAAAAGACGTGGTCAGGACAAACCGTGGGTTCAACCCCGGCTGTCCTCGATCCTTGCCCGCCGAACCGTGCGCCCTAAAACGGAAACCCCTGCGCGTGGGTGTCGATGATGAGCTCGGCGGCTTCTTCGCCGTGGCGATAGGGGAGATGAAACGCCGGCGTCCGCTCGATGAGCTGCCCGAGGTAGCGCACGGCTTCGCCGCGATGCATCTTGAGGTTGAGGCAGTTCTGGAGTAGCTCGAGGGTCGCCGAGGCCGGCGCGGTGCGGACGAGGCGCATGTCCGCTTCCGGACTATACTGCGGAAAGATCAGCGCGGCGATGGCGCAGCGGCCGGTGTCGATCTGGCCTTCCGCCAGTTCGATGGTCCGCTTCTGGAGCTGTGACACCTCTTCGGGGCTCAGCAGCCGTTCGTCCTGCGTCGTGGCGTGCTCGCGCATCTGGGGCGTCAGCGGAAACGGCACCAGTTCGCCCGTTTGCAGGGAAACCGGCACGATATCGTCCGACAGATAGGACCAGCCGCGCATGCAGAGGTTGGACACGAGGGTGCTCTTGCCGCGCCCCCAGGTCCCGCACATCACCACCGCGGTGCCTTGTTTCGAGGCGGCGCCGGCGTGGAGCCAGAGGAGGTCCGGGTGCTCGCGCACGAACCGGAACACGATCTCGAACTTGAGGCACTGCAGCGTGCTGTGCAGCGAGCCGTCGTGGTCGCCGAACTGATCGGCGCCATCCACGATGTAGCCACCCCCCTCGCGCCGCACCGTAAGGGTGTCCAGCAGATCCAGGGGGGCCGGGACGAGCAGTTCGCGGAAGTTGTGGGCCAGGGGGACGAGAACTTCCTCGGCCTCCCCCGACACCGCGACTTCCTGATTACCAAACGAGACGAAAAGCGTCTGCATGTTCCGGTTTCAGACGACGCCCTCGGCCTTGCCGATGTGCGCGCGCTTGTCCTGGATGAGACCCAGGGTCAGCAACTGACGCAACGCGAGGCGGACGTCTTCGATGAGAAGGTCGGGTGGTACTTCGAACGTGGAGCTCAGATCGTTGCAGATCTGCTGGACGGTGCGTGAGCCGTCGCAGCAATCCCAGATCGCCTTGGCCGACGCATTCAGGGAATAGCCCATTTCCGAGTCGCCGTCGTACAGCACCATTTCTTCGAGAACACCCTGCGCGAGGACATCCGGGTGCTGTACGGGAATCATTTCTTCGCTGATCATGGTGCGGATAACCGGTGACGGTTGCGGGTAATTAGCATGCTGTTCCATATCCTGGTGGTCTTGCTTCCGGCAGTGTTTGGAAGCCAGCTGGGCGTGTGCCCCTGGTATACGTCGTTACGGTGCGCAACCCTACAGAAGTGCCAAGGCGTCTCGATAACCAATCGCTCCAGACGTAGCCGTCCGCATAATCCGGTACTTCCTATGCGGCTCCGTCGGCTGGCGCTTGCGTCGCATCCCGGGGTAACGGGGGGATGAGATGGGCGGCTTGCGCTTCGTCGTGCTTTTCGACGCCTCTCGCTTCTACTCCGTTTGGTCTGCGTCGTGCATCAACGCGAAAACACTGCGTGAGGTGTAGAAAAGAGTTGTGATGCCTGAGAAAAGCACTGAAAGATCACTATAGAATCGGCGCAATACAAGGATATGTTAAAAAAACGCGTCTTTGCCACACATTGGTGACACGTGTCGCCGGCTGCCGGCGATCTAGGAAAGCACGTCGGTTCCGGTTCCGTCCCCCGCCGGCACCATCAGAAAGGCGCTCAACAGCAGCAGAAAGCCGGCGAGGTAATACGTGGGATTGCCCGTGACCAGATAAAAGATCGCCCCCATCACAGCGATCCCTTCCGCCGCGCTCCAGCCGATCAGGGTGAAGCTGGCGTACCGGGCGCGCGATTTCGTCGCCTCCCGCTTCCGCTTGAAATACAGGATGGCGCCGACCATCACCAGCGTCACCACGCCGAAGTAGCCCACCATGGCAGGATGGTCGGCCGGAAAAATCGGCTTCAGCTGTTCGCTATCGACCAGGTACCAGCTGACCCCGCCGACGAAGACGACCATGGCGGTCATCGCGAGCCGCAGGATGGGGAGCAGTTTGAGGAGATCGGGTGCAGGTTGCATGATCAGGCAGCGGTCGGGCTCAGGGCATTGACGGCATCCATCAGCGCCTGTTTCTCTTCGTCACGAAGCGGCGCGAGCGGTGGCCGCATCGTACGCCAGCCGGCGTCGCCGGTGCGCCGCTCCGTCAAGAACTTCAGGGCGGGAATCATGGGGTAGGCTTCGACCGCCTGCCGGGCCGCCGTGAGCCGTTGCTGGAGGGCATCGACGTACGGGGCGTTGCGTGACGCGTACACCTCGGCAGCCTGGGCGGCCGTAACGTTGACGGTGGCGGAGATGCAGCCGGCCCCGCCCGCGCGCAGCAGATCGAGCAAGAAACGCTCCGTGCCGGCGAATACCCGAAAGCCCGGAAAGGCCTTCAGCGTCGCCTGCATGTTCGCGAAATCGCCTCCGGAGTCCTTGATCCCTTCAATGCACGCGGGATACGCGGCCCGCAGCTTCTCGATCACCGGCAGGGTAAACGGAACGCCCGTCATCTGGGGGAAATGATACAGAAAGAGGCGTGGCGCATCCGCGCCGATCTGCTGGATGATCTCGTCGAAGCTGGCGATGAGGCCTTCATCGCGCACCTTTTTGTAGTAAAACGGCGGCAGCACCAGCAGATTGTGGACCCCGTGCGCCAGCGCATGCCGGGACAGCGCCACCGTGTCCGGCAGCGCGCAGCATCCGACGCCGAGCAGGATGCGATCGGCCGGCGCCCCCGATGCCAGCAGCTTTTCGAGCAGCGCCTTGCGCTCATCCACCGTGAAGCAGTTCGCCTCGCCGGTCGTGCCCAGGATGGCGAGCCCGTCGCACCCGTTCGCGAGCAACCAGCGCGCATGGGCCGCAAGCCGTTCGTGGTCGACCTGGCGGTCAGGCGTCTGCGGCGTCAGACATGCCGCGTGGATACCGTCGGGCAGCATCGAGGACATACGCAAGGGAGGGTTCGGTTCGTTGTACGGTGGAGGACGTGCGCGTTGCGTCCCGGAAGGTAGATCAGGGGGTGCGAAACATCAACCGCGCTCTTGCATACCGGAACGCGCGCCATGGCTTCGTCTCAAAAAGAGACGAGCGTCCGGCTGCCCTGCGGCGGCCCGCATTCCGCCGCTTCCGGCATCGGGTATGCCGGCGGCACGCGTTTTGAAAGCGTCCGTATCCGATAGTGGAGGCTAACTCAATCCACCCTTTCACCATCACCCCATCACAACCCATGCTGAAACTACCTACCCATCGTTTTACATACATCCTGATCGCCCTCCTTTTCGTCGCATCCGCCGGATGCGACAGCAACGAAGACGACAACACCACGGCGCCGGACGTTTTCCCGCTCGAGGCCTTCACCCTCCAAACCGAACTTTTTAACCAGACCCTCGCCCCGAAACAAGCGGCCGGCCTCAACTTCACCGCCGCCGCCCTGCGCGTCTGGCCGGTGTCGCTCGTCCTGAGCGCCAACCTCGTGATCCCCGTCGCACTGACGAATTCGGCCATCCAGACCGACCCGACGGCGGACGACGGCTCGTGGGTCTGGTCGTCCTCGGTCACCGCCAGCGGCGTCTCCGCAGCCTACAGCCTCACCGGCTCCCGGCGCGACGACGGCACGGACTGGAGCATGCGCGTGACCATGAACGACCCGAGTTCGTCCACGCCCCTCGAAGACTTCGAGCTGTTTACCGGCCGCACGACCGACAACGGGGCTTCGGGCTCCTGGGAGCTGTATTACCCGGTGGACGGGACCTCGACGAATGTGCTGAGCGCTTCGTACGAGATCACGAGCGACACCGAGAAGTCGATCACCTTCACCATCCCGGCTTCGGCCGAAGTCAACGCCGGCGACTCCGTCGAATACACGGAATCGGGCGACGAGCGCACGTTCGACTGGCAGCAGGTGGGCTCCGGCGTGCGGCATCTGGTGCTCTGGAATGGATCGGACCAGTCGGGGTCGATCACCGCGACCAACTTTAATGGCGGCGTTCAGGCTTGTTGGGATTCCAACCTGAGCGACACGGCGTGCCCCGCCAAAACGATGTTGCCCTGAACGACAACACACAATGACCCATAAAGAAAACCCCCTGCGCGTTCCCGCACGTGCAGGGGGTTTTTGTATGTTGGGCCATGCAGATAACGGTTTCTCCCGATAAAGCCCGGTGCGGTCTCTCGGCCGCGCAAGCCGGCGCCGCCATGCTCCGCGAAGCCGTCGAGCACGCCGGCGAGGCGACGATCGTGCTCGCCACCGGCGCCTCGCAGTTCGAGCTGCTCGATGCGCTGACCCGCGCCCCCGACATCCCGTGGCATCGCGTGACGGCCTTCCATCTGGACGAATACGCCGGCCTCTCCATCGAACACCCCGCCTCGTTCCGCCGCTACCTCTGGGACCGATTCGTGCGTCGCCTGCCCACACCGATGCGGGCGTTCCATTATATCGATGCCGAGACGGACGCCGAGGCCGAGGCACGACGCCTGTCCGCACTGATCCAACCTCTGCACGTCGATGTGGCGTTTGTCGGGATCGGCGAAAACGGGCACCTCGCTTTCAACGACCCGCCGGCCGACTTCGTGACGACGGCTCCCTATCATGTGGTCGCGCTGGATGAGGCGTGCCGGCGGCAGCAGCTGGGCGAGGGCTGGTTCGAGACGCTGGATGCCGTGCCACGGACCGCGGTATCCATGTCGGTCCATCGCATCATGCAAAGCCGGGCCATCGTATGCACGGTGCCTGAGGCGCGCAAGGCCGACGCCGTGCGCGCGACCGTGGAGGGGCCGGTGACGCCCGAAGTGCCGGCGTCGATCCTCCAGCAGCATCCCCGCTGCGCGCTGTTCCTCGACGAAGCCTCCGCGGCCGGCCTGCGCCGGTAACGCCGCGTCGCGTCAGCGGCGCTGCGTGTTACGGAAAAACAGCAGCCCGCCGCTGTCGCCGCCGACGAACAAATCCGTATCCCCGTCGGCGTCGATGTCGACGAAGGCGGGCGCCGCGAGCGCCGGCATGGGCATGGGCAGCACCTCTTCCGGCGCGAATTCCATCTGCTCGGGGGTGCCTATGTTGCGGAAAAACAGCAGGCCGCCTTTCTCCCGACCGACGATCAGGTCGATATCGCCGTCGCCGTCGTAGTCCAGCACGACCGGGGCGCTGCGCCGGCCGGCGTCGATGTCGCCGAACTCGTCGGATACGAGGGCGAACGACGGCTTTTGCGGCGTGCCGTCGTTCCGGTAGTAGTTGATCGTGCCCGACGCCTCGCCGGCGAACAGGTCCAGATCGCCGTCACCGTCCATGTCCGCCAGGGCCGGCGTGCTGTTGCTGCCGCGCGAGAGCTTGATGGTAGCGAGCTCATCCAGAACGAAGTCCGGCGCGGATACCGTGCCCTGGTTCCAGTAGAGCTGCATCCCCTTGAACCACGTCCCGAGCAGCATGTCCTGATCGCCGTCGCGGTCCAGATCGGCGAACACGGGGGCCGGATGGTACATCGCCGCGAGCGAAAGCGTGTCGGCCAGCTGGAACGCCGGCGTGGTCGCCGATCCCCGGTTCTCGAAATAGTATGCGAAGGCGGTCTCAACGGTCGACGGATCGATCTTGTTCGTCAGTACGAGATCCTGATCCCCGTCGCCATCCATATCCACAAACGACGGGATGCTTTCCAGCCCGACGTCCACGCTACCGATAAACCGACGGGTGCGCACGGTATACCCGCCGTCCGCCCCGCGTTCGAGGTAATACAGATTGTCCGCGGCGGTCCGGTTGGGATTAAACGCGCCCCCGAGCACGCCCACGACCAGGTCCTTGTCGCCGTCGTGATCGTAATCGGTGAACGCCGGCGCATTGTAGCCGGTGGTCAGCAGCGGATTGCCGATCGGGAAAGGCTGGGGATCGTTGCGGAGGTACGGCGTCGCGCAGGTGCCGGTATTTTCGATGAGCAGCAGGCCGGGCTCGAAAAAGTCGCCCCAGAACAGGTCCTGATCACCGTCGCCGTCGTAATCGTGAAACGCGAGGGTGTTGGCGCCGTGCCGGTTGCTGCCCACGAACTGGCCGATGATCTCGATGCCCTCGAACCGTTCGTCGAGCAGGTTAAAACGCGGGAGCGTGGCGTTGCGGGGGCTGGCGCTTTCGTAGTGCATCACCGTGCCTTCGACGCGCCCGATGAACAGATCGAGTGTGCCGTCGCAGTCGATGTCGGTGAAGTTGGGGATGTTCTGCCGATCCGCAAAGATCGGGGTGCCGGCGGCGTCGCGCACGGTGTCCGAGTTGGCCACGAAGACCGGCCGCTCCGCCGTCCCGGTATTGTGGTAGAGCTGCATGTAGCTGAACGGCCGCTCAGCCAGGATGTCGAAGTCGCCATCGGCATCGATATCCACGAACCGGCTCCACTCACCGATGTCGAGATCCATGAAGCGGTCCGTCCGCCACTTCAGCTCCGGCGCGGCGCGGGTGCCGACCTGCTCGAAAAACATCACCTGACCGGTGACATTCTGGAGGAAGAGGTCGTCGTCGCCGTCCCCGTCGATGTCATGAAACTGGGGACGCGGCACGTTGAGGCCACCCAGGAACGGATGGTCGTACCGCCGGCCGGCGCCGTCGCGAACGTCGAAGGCAAAGACATCGCGTTCAAACGCCGGCATGGCGGAAGCAGCCGGGCCCGACGCCGCGCGCGCGGGTTCTGAACCCGTCGATACCGACGAAGGCGTTGCGCAGGACGCGAGGAGCGCGCTCGCGCACCCCAGCAGAATGACGGGGAATACCTTCATCGATCGTGCGGGCGACTTAGCGGGCGTTGGTGCCCATACCCGAGGGGTAGAGGTTGAGCGGGATGACCTTCACGATCTCGTCGGTCTTCGTATCGATGACGACGAGGGTGCCGGGCTCTTCTTTTTCAGGCTCCATGGCGTGGCCGGCGTGGGCATCGTGGCCGCCGCCGCCCGGGGCCATCATCTTCATCATGGCCTGACCGCCGCCAGGGAGGTTGCTGTTCGAAACGAACAGATAGCGGCCGTCGGCCGAGAGCGCGCTGCCGTGGGGCTGCGAAATGCCCTCGCCTTCGATCAGCTTCGCCACCTTGCGCGTCTGCATGTCGATCACGGAGATCGTGTTCGCCATCTTGTTGCCCAGATACACATACCGGTTGTCGGGCGAAAACACGGGGTGCCAGGGCGCGGCTTTGACGTCCAGCGTCTCGACGAGCTGGATCGCGGGCACCCGGGTGATGTCGTAGATGAACACCTTGCCCGTCATCTGGCCGCCGACTACGAGCGTATGCGCATCCGGAGAGATGGCGAACTGGACGAAGGTGTTGATCGGACCGTCGACGTTATACAGTTCGATGGCTTCCGTATCGATGTTGTAGCTCAGGAAACGGTTTTCAGCGAGGCTTCCCACAAAAACATACTCGCCTCGCGGATCGATCACGATGGCGTGCGGGCGCGGGAAAAAGACATCGACTTCCTCGATCGCCATGTCCGATCGGGTGATCATGCCGATGCGCTGCGGCGGGTTCACGGCCATCATCGACCGGCCTACGAAGAGCAGGTCGCGCGTAGGGTGCAGCGCGAGGAGACCCGGCGCTTCGAACTCGGCCTGACCGACGAGTTCGTTCTCCCGGTTCAGCTTGAACACCCGGTTCGCCCCGATCAGGGAGACATACCAGAACGACCCGTCCGGCTCGACGGCGATGTGGTGGGGCTTGGCGTTTTTATCGACGCCGAATTTCGTCAGGTCGACGGTTTCGACCAGCTCCAGCGTGGTCGCGTCGACGATCGACACCGAGGCGCTGGACTGGTTGCAGATGTAGATCAACTGGCCGGCCCGGACCGACACCGCGGCCTCGCCGGCGGGATCGATCAACCGTGCCGTGCTGCCGCACGCGGAAGAGACGACAAACAGCAGGGCCAACGTTAGCCCCGCGATCAGGGTAGAAGTGCGCTGGATCATGGGAGTCCTCATATGAAAAGCGTTCCACGTTCCGGAGGCGTAGTTGCTCCCGGAACGTGGAACGCGCGAAG
It includes:
- a CDS encoding alpha/beta fold hydrolase gives rise to the protein MLFRILLVALVLGGCESPAVTDGLMPINGTELYVKQMGAGEPIVVVHGGPVLEHGYLLPHLAPLADDYRLIFFDQRLSGRSAAQVDSADVTMAMFVEDIEQLRTELGLGTIHLMGHSWGGQLAMRYAMAHPEALRSLVLLDPMPPSVALWQQEEAELSRRDTPADSAARAAIMASDAFQARDPDAIRQLLLLSFKPQFYNAARLDSLHLYVPPDYMDRSARFGYLWPELSEYDLLPGLADVRTPTLILYGDNEPAASISGIPLERTMPNARLVTIPASGHFPFIENRDAFFREVRAFLTRPER
- a CDS encoding ATP-binding protein, with product MWRSALTTSRDLPAMPFYFDRRDERIVQSVRRLAMTVAHMFSAPGAYVALYEKDELLQLMACYGIDLAAYQESGFLSPALVTPGKALIVPDTDLDPAFGNDVWVTNAGIRFFAGAPMIDASGHPVGMLCVVDRVPRSFSSGHIKLLHDMASIGVSELSTHHRLRIQEEALRLSESRLVQSEALYERMTTGLPIPLFTVDADGMILSWNQACMDSFGFADEEVIGRQIGPLLVDEPEAGDFDTIISRVFNRRRISGLDLKLRTKRGSFRRLYCRLLPVYDPSGNIQACAFMAQDVTALRRLEQSNREQSACSRLVASLSSACSFSIAQEGDGTCWLQRVSDAFTATTGIPFDPGRPFRWTDVLHPEDSYATLSTYGALALNASATLMLRLRLPDGSLRTMQHAVQLVEHDPKTNLRRYLGVMRTAQDGPAEDWTQPAIDQIKSTILATMSHEIRTPLTSILGFAELLALQENDTHRRFARLIEESASRLLNTLGAVLDLAQLEDHLLPLNLETVDLGAHVKAIATPYRETAVAKGLHWHFHTPAAETYVRIDADASARALRHVLSNAIKFTRKGAIQITIAPREDAVELTIEDSGVGIGKEFLPYLFREFRQEVTGITRPYEGTGLGLAITKRLIESMGATIAIDSRKGSGTTVTMRFPFAAESDVAG
- a CDS encoding M24 family metallopeptidase, whose product is MVRITLFVALFLIPTALHGQTLMPTVLPLREQAEVMDRLLKDRLETVVPMLMRREGIDMWVIVAREYNEDPVIETMLPATWLAARRRTILLFFDRGEAGVERLAVSRYAVGDAFPGSWSPEDEPDQWKRLADLIGERNPRQIAVNRSSTFAHADGMTDTEFEALTAALPAAFRGRIVSAENLAVGWLETRTEQEMHIYPMIVRIAHAIIAEGLSERAIQPGVTTTVDLEWWFRERIRSLGLTTWFHPSVSVQRAEEPDSRSDFSSRPGETTILPGDLVHVDFGITYLRLNTDTQQHAYILKPGESDAPAGLKAALAAGNRLQDILTAQFKTGRTGNAMLAAARAQATAEGLRPSIYTHPIGYHGHAAGPAIGMWDSQGGVPGTGDFPLHPNTAYSIELNTTVAIPEWSKDVRVMLEEDAFFDGAAVRYIDGRQTALWLVPRGQ
- a CDS encoding PqqD family protein; its protein translation is MISEEMIPVQHPDVLAQGVLEEMVLYDGDSEMGYSLNASAKAIWDCCDGSRTVQQICNDLSSTFEVPPDLLIEDVRLALRQLLTLGLIQDKRAHIGKAEGVV
- a CDS encoding dihydrodipicolinate synthase family protein; translated protein: MSSMLPDGIHAACLTPQTPDRQVDHERLAAHARWLLANGCDGLAILGTTGEANCFTVDERKALLEKLLASGAPADRILLGVGCCALPDTVALSRHALAHGVHNLLVLPPFYYKKVRDEGLIASFDEIIQQIGADAPRLFLYHFPQMTGVPFTLPVIEKLRAAYPACIEGIKDSGGDFANMQATLKAFPGFRVFAGTERFLLDLLRAGGAGCISATVNVTAAQAAEVYASRNAPYVDALQQRLTAARQAVEAYPMIPALKFLTERRTGDAGWRTMRPPLAPLRDEEKQALMDAVNALSPTAA
- a CDS encoding glucosamine-6-phosphate deaminase, with the protein product MQITVSPDKARCGLSAAQAGAAMLREAVEHAGEATIVLATGASQFELLDALTRAPDIPWHRVTAFHLDEYAGLSIEHPASFRRYLWDRFVRRLPTPMRAFHYIDAETDAEAEARRLSALIQPLHVDVAFVGIGENGHLAFNDPPADFVTTAPYHVVALDEACRRQQLGEGWFETLDAVPRTAVSMSVHRIMQSRAIVCTVPEARKADAVRATVEGPVTPEVPASILQQHPRCALFLDEASAAGLRR
- a CDS encoding VCBS repeat-containing protein, whose amino-acid sequence is MKVFPVILLGCASALLASCATPSSVSTGSEPARAASGPAASAMPAFERDVFAFDVRDGAGRRYDHPFLGGLNVPRPQFHDIDGDGDDDLFLQNVTGQVMFFEQVGTRAAPELKWRTDRFMDLDIGEWSRFVDIDADGDFDILAERPFSYMQLYHNTGTAERPVFVANSDTVRDAAGTPIFADRQNIPNFTDIDCDGTLDLFIGRVEGTVMHYESASPRNATLPRFNLLDERFEGIEIIGQFVGSNRHGANTLAFHDYDGDGDQDLFWGDFFEPGLLLIENTGTCATPYLRNDPQPFPIGNPLLTTGYNAPAFTDYDHDGDKDLVVGVLGGAFNPNRTAADNLYYLERGADGGYTVRTRRFIGSVDVGLESIPSFVDMDGDGDQDLVLTNKIDPSTVETAFAYYFENRGSATTPAFQLADTLSLAAMYHPAPVFADLDRDGDQDMLLGTWFKGMQLYWNQGTVSAPDFVLDELATIKLSRGSNSTPALADMDGDGDLDLFAGEASGTINYYRNDGTPQKPSFALVSDEFGDIDAGRRSAPVVLDYDGDGDIDLIVGREKGGLLFFRNIGTPEQMEFAPEEVLPMPMPALAAPAFVDIDADGDTDLFVGGDSGGLLFFRNTQRR